The DNA sequence CCAGATCCGGTGTGACGCCGTCCAGCGATTCGACCTCGAACGCCGCGATGAAACCCATCGCGTAGTCGGTGAAGTTGTCGCGCGAGTTGTGGTTGCCCCAGATCGCGCCGGTCCACGGCCCGGTCTGCGTGATCATGAACGACGAGCAGCAATCGGACTGCCGCAGAAACGGCGGATCGTGATCGAGCTCATCGAATACGTAGGTGGTCGCGTAGCTCGTCAGCGCGTTGATCGGCTTGTGGTTGAACATCCACTCTTCGGGGTTCTCGCGATAGACGAACGAAACCCCGTCGTAAAACGTGTCGAGAATTTCCTGCTCAAGATCGCCGTCGTACGTCACCGGACCGCTGACGGGCGCGCCGTCGCGCGTGCGCGAGATCGCGTCGCCGATGCCGTCCATCGTGCGCGTCCAGGCGGGGAACGCCTCGCGCGTCGTGAGCCCCGGGTGGCCCGACACGGCCTCGTTGAACACGACGCCCTCGAACATGCGGATGAGCGCGAGTTCCAGATCGCGCCCGCCAACGGCCTGATAGAGCTTCCACGTCGAGTAGAGCGTTTTACCGAAGGGGTTGTTGTCCGAGGGACCCGCCACCACCTCCCAGTCGTCGCCCGACTTCGCGATGGCCGCGCCGGAAAACGCGTTCGCCGCCACCGCGTCGCCCGAAAGCGCGAAACGGTTGAGCGAGAGATTCACGCGCGCGGAGCGCTCCTTGTAGAACAGCCGAAACGCATCGGCCCGCGCGTCGGGATTGGGCGTGGGCGGATCGAAATCGTCGTCGGAATCGTCGTCCGCATCGTCATCGAAGTCGTCATCCGACGTGTCGTCGTCCGGCAGCGGCGGCCACGTGTCGTCGTCGGCCACATCGTCATCCAATGCATCATCGTCGGACGTGTCGTCATCCATGTCGTCGTCGAGAGGAGTCGTGTCGTCGTCCGCGGCATCGCCGGAATTGTCCGATCCCCCACCGCACGCTCCGAACACGCACAACGCCAGAACCGCCAAGATGATTCGGAAAGATGTCATGCGGCGAACATAGCATAACCGGCGAAAGCCCTCACCCCTGCCCATGCGGTCGTATCGGTTTCGGCGCGCCGGAGTCCGCTCCCCGGTTCGACCGGCGACCACCGACCCCGCCCTAAAAAAGAGAGGGGCGGGCACGAAGCCCGCCCCAACGCCAAGCACTTGCAGGAGCACGATTACCGGGTCGACACCAGCGTATCGACGACCGAGGGGTCGGCGAGCGTGGAGGTGTCACCCATGTTGGTCAGGTCGTTGGCCGCGATCTTCTTGAGGATGCGGCGCATGATCTTGCCGGAGCGCGTCTTGGGCAGCGAATCGGCCCAGTGGATGATGTCGGGCGTCGCGATCGGGCCGATTTCCTTGCGCACGTGCGCGACGAGTTCCTTTTTCAGGGCTTCGGATTTCTCGACGCCCTTGTTCAGCGTGACGTAGGCGTAGATGCCCTGGCCCTTGATCTCGTGCGGATAACCGACGACCGCCGCCTCGGCGACCGACGCGTGGGACACGAGGGCGGATTCGACCTCGGCCGTTCCCATGCGGTGGCCCGACACGTTGATGACGTCGTCGATGCGTCCCATGAGCCAGAAATCGCCGTCCTTGTCGACGCGCGCGCCGTCGCCCGTGAAATAGCGGCCGGCCATCTGGACGAAGTACGTGTTTTTGAAGCGCTCGTGATCGCCGTACACAGTGCGCATGAGTGCCGGCCAGGCCTGGTCGATCACCAGATAGCCGCCCTCGTTCGTGTCGGCCGGGCTGCCGTCTTCACGCACGACCACCGGCTTGACGCCGAAGAAGGGGAGCTGCGCCGAGCCGGGCTTGATGCCGCGCACGCCGGGCATCGGGGAGATCAGAATGCCGCCGGTTTCGGTCTGCCACCAGGTGTCCACGATCGGGCAGCGTCCGCCGCCGACGGTGTTGTAGTACCAGATCCACGCCTCGGGGTTGATCGGCTCGCCGACCGTGCCCAGCAGCTTGAGGCTCGACAGGTCGTGCTTCTTCACGTGCTCCTCGCCCTGGCTGGCGATGGCGCGGATGGCCGTGGGCGCGGTGTAGAAGATGTTGACCTTGTACTTGGCGCAGATCGCCCAGAAGCGGTCGGGGCCCGGATAGGTCGGGATGCCCTCGAACATGACCTGCGTGGCGCCGTTGGCCAGCGGGGCGTACACGATGTAGCTGTGCCCGGTGACCCAGCCGATGTCGGCGGTGCACCAGAAGATGTCGCCCTCGTGATAGTCGAAGATGTATTTGAATGTCGTGGCGGTGTAGACCATGTACCCGCCGATGGAGTGCAGCACGCCCTTGGGCTTGCCGGTCGATCCCGAGGTGTACAGGACGAACAGCGGGTCCTCGGCGTCCATGATCTCGGGCTCGCAGACCGGGGCGACCTTCGCCAACTCGTCGTGATACCAGTGGTCGCGACCGTCGAACCAGGTCACCGGCTCGTTGTTGCGCTTCACGACGAACATCGTGTCGACCTTGTGGCCGGCCTCGGCGCACAGGCGGATCGCTTCGTCGGCGGCGTCCTTCAGGGGGACGGGCTTCTTGCCGCGGAAGGTGCCGTCGGAGGTCACGACGACATTGCAGCCGGAGTCGAGGATGCGGTCGCGCAGCGCCTCGGCCGAAAATCCGCCGAACACGACACTGTGGATCGCCCCGATGCGCGCGCAGGCGAGCAGCGCCACGGGCAGCTCGGGAATCATCGGCAGGTAGATGGAAACGCGGTCGCCTTTTTTCACGCCGTGCGCCTTGAGCACGTTCGCGAACTTGCAGACGTCCTCATAGAGCATGCGGTAGGTGATCCGCCGCTCTTCGCTCGGGTCGTTGCCTTCCCAGAAGTACGCGACCTGATCGCCGCGCGTTTCGAGGTGGCGGTCCAGGCAGTTGACCGTGATGTTGGTCTTCGCGCCGGTGAACCACTTGATGTCGACCTTGTTGAAGTCGGACCCGTAGACCTTGTCCCACTTCTTCGCCCACCAGTAGCCCTCGGCGATCTCGCCCCAGAAGCCGTCCGGATCGGAGATCGACCGGTCGTACATCTTCTTGTACTCGTCGTACGACTTGATGTACGCCTTCTCGCGGTAGAGCGGCGGAACCTCGAAGACGCGGTCTTCCAGGCTCATCGACGTGATAGTCTTCTTCTCCTCTGCCATGATCAGTTCCTCCCCAGGTGCTTGAGCGTCCTTGGGACGCATCCTATGGGTCCCGGTTTCGAAATTCCGTGATCCCAAGGGGCGTCATCGCCAATTGTGAAAAACCCAATGACAAGACACGCTGAATGATGCCTCATTCAGAGGCCACGGCATTGTGCGCGAATCGCCGGGGCGTGTCAACACGCGAATCGACTCGTAAGACGGGAATTTCCGGGGGTTTCGACCGGCGACGCGGCGAGGAGAACCGTTGCCGGGTTCGTTGTGGAAGGAATCGAATTTCCGACGAATCGATCCGATCCGGCTCCCTCCGAACGCCTCGCACCAAGAGTGTTTGTACGGTTATTGTTCGCATAAAGGAGCGCGCATCGACGAAGCTCGTCCGAAACGCGGTTGCCTTCGACGATTCCTCGAACCTTGACGCGATCAGCGAATTCCGTATATTGGGAATTAGCGAATTTCGCTGCATCGGAGACGATGATCATGGGTTCGGTTCTCAAAATCACTCGCAACGGCGTCATTACCCTGCCCGCGAAGTTTCGCCGGTCGCTCGGGCTGCGCGAAGGCGACCTCGTGAATGCGGAGCTTCGGGACAATGCCATCGTCGTGCGTAAGGCCGCCGTCGTGGATGCCGAGGACGCGTGGTTCCACACGAAGGAATGGCAGGCGATGGAAGCGGAGGCCGACGCCGACATCGCAGCCGGACGCGTGGCGGGTCCATTCTATTCCGTCGAGGAATTTCGGGCCGATCTGGATGACGCGGCCCGCCGGTCCAAGTCGAAATCCCGCAAATCCGAATGAAGGGGTTTCGCCGAACCGCGGCATTCGAGAAGGATTACGCGCGGCTGCCGCAATCGGTGAAGGATGCGTTCTGGGAGCAGGTGGCGCTTCTGTTCACCAACCCCCGACATCCGTCCCTCGACATCAAGAAAATGCAGGGGCATCGCGACATCTGGCGCGGTAAGATTTCACGCGGCTATCGCTTCACATTCGAGATCGACGGCGAATTCTATCGGTTTCGCCGGATCGGCCCGCACGACATTCTGAACAAGCCCTGAGCCTCGGCGACACGCGCCGAAATCGCTCCGCGCGCCGAAATTCTTACACCCGCCGTACGCCCTCGTGCCACAGGTCGAGATGCCGCGCGACGTCGGCGTCGGCCATGCTCGGCGCGAAGCGCCGGTCCTCGCGCCAGACCGCGGTCACCTCGTCCTTGTCGCGCCAGACCCCCGCCGCGAGACCCGCGAGGAACGCCGCGCCGAACGCTGTCGTCTCCACGTTCGTCGGTCTCGAGATCGGGCAACGCAGGATGTCCGATTGGAACTGCATGAGCAGGTCGTTCGCGCTCGCGCCGCCGTCGACGCGCAGAACGGTCATTTTTTGGCCGAAGTCGCGCTCCATCGCCTCGAAGACCTCGTAGTTTTGCCACGCGATTCCTTCGAGCGTCGCGCGGGCGATGTGCGCCGTGGTGGTGCCCCGGTTGAGGCCCCAAATCACGCCGCGCGCGTCGGGGTTCCAGTGCGGCGCGCCGAGGCCCGTGAGCGCCGGAACGAAGACCACCCCGCCCGAGTCGGGCACCGACGCGGCGAGGGATTCGACATCGCGGCTCGCGGGGATGGCCTTCAAACCGTCGCGCAGCCACTGCACCGCCGCGCCCGCGATGAAGCACGAGCCTTCGAGCGCGTACGCCGTCTCGCCGCGCACGCGCCACGCCACGGTGGTGAGCAGACGGTGCTTCGAGTGGACGATCTGTGCGCCGGTGTTCATGAGCGTGAAGCTGCCCGTGCCGTAGGTGCATTTCGCCATGCCCGGCTCGAAGCACGCCTGACCGAAGAGCGCCGCCTGCTGATCGCCCGCGATGCCCGACACGGGGATGCCGTCGGGCAGCGTCGCAAGACCCTTCGTATGCCCGTAGATGTGACTCGAATCGAGCACCTCGGGCAGGATGTTGCCGGGCACGTGCAATAGTTCCTGCAGCTCGCCGTCCCAGTTCAGCGTTTCGAGATTCAGCATCAGCGTGCGGCTCGCATTGGACACATCGGTGACGTGCGCGCCGCCGGTGAGCCGCCAGACGAGAAACGTGTCCACCGTGCCGAACGCGACGCGCCCTTCGCGCGCTTCGGCCTCGAGGCCATCCACGTTTTCGAAGAGCCAACGCACCTTGGTGCCCGAGAAATACGGATCGAGCAGCAGACCGGTCTTTCGCGCGAACAAGTCTTCGAGACCCTGCTCCTTCATCTCGCGGCAGATGTCCGCCGTGCGTCGGCACTGCCACACGATCGCGTTGTGGTACGGCGCGCCGGTGCGCCGGTTCCACACGATCGACGTTTCGCGCTGGTTGGTGATGCCGATCGCCGCGATGCGCTCCGCGCTCATGCCCGGTGCCGCGAGCGCCATGCGAAGCGCCGCCTCGACCGAGCCCCAGATGTCCGCGGGGTCGTGCTCCACCCAGCCGGGTTTCGGATAGATCTGGCGGTACTCCTGATACCCGCGCGCGACGACATTCAGCTTCGTGTCGATGATCAGAACCGTGCTGCCCGTGGTGCCCTGGTCGATGGCGAGAACGAGATCCGGCATGGCCTCTCCTCAAGTGCGTCGATGTCAAACGGGAAGGGCGCGAACGCGCGTGGCGCAGTATGCCGCGAAAGGCCCACATTTGGGAAGAAAAAAACGAAGCGCCGCGGGCGGATGAAGGGTTCAACCTCCCGGATCGCCGAGGAACAACGACGATGACTGAATAGCGATTCAGGTCATCAAGGCCGGTTTCCGCCGACCGAGCCCGGAATACCCTTGGTTATCGGCAAATTTTTAGAAGAGATAAAATTTTTCTTGACATTTCGGCCCGACATAAGAAAACTGGCCGGTATAGAGCAAGCTGCGTGACGGAGCTGGTGACCTGGCGAGAATTTCGGTCACCGGGTTTCTTCGTCGATTTTGCGAGGGGCATGTCAAGGCCGGGGGGTGGAGATGAAGTTCTTGCACGTTGAGCATCGGCGGATCGGGATGCGGATATGGATCGCGGTTGCGGGAGCGGCGATCGCCTGCGCGGCGCTCGCGACGGGGGTCGCCTCCGCACAGAGCGAGGTGGTCTGTCCGCCGGACGATCCCGGCTTCCTGATCGACGACGGCACCTTTGAGGGCGAATTCCAGATCAACAACGGCACCTCACCGATCGTGACGTGCTTCGTGCCGGATGCGTATCCCTCGTACCTCAACGAGGCGTCGGTCTACCTGACCGATTCCAGCGGCGGCGGCGCGATGGCGTGGGTGGTGTACGTGGACCCCGACGGCGACGGCCCGCCCGAAGGCGACGCCATTTTCACGTCGCCCGCGTTCACGCCGGTGATCGGCGACTGGAACGACGTGGACTTCAGCGCGGTCACCGAGCTCGACGCGGGAATTCATTCGGGTTCTTGGTGCGTCGGACTCAAGAAAGCGGGGAACGGCGGGACGAACTACGTCGGCCTCGACACCGACCTGCTCGACTTCAATAGTTGGGTGCGCATTCCCACGGGATGGTCGCCGACCGACGACTACGGCTTCGAGGGAACCTTTGCGATTCGCGGCGTGCGCCAGTACTGCACGACGACGACCACGACGACCACGACGACCACAACCACAACAACGACGACACCCTCGACGACCACAACGACGCCGACGACGACCACCACGGTTGAACCGACGACAACGACGACGACCGAACCCACCACGACCACGACGATCCCGGACGGCGACGACGACAGCGATGACGACACCGGCGACGACGACAGCGATGACGACACCGGCGACGACGACGACGACACCGCCGACGACGATTCCGATGACGACGCCGGCGACGACGATGCGACGGACGATGACACAGCCGATGACGACGCAAGTGACGACGACACGGCGGATGACGATGCCGGGGATGATGACACCGCCGACGACGACACCGCCGACGACGATTCGGATGACGACGCCGATGACGATGTCGACGACGATGCCGACGACGACATCCATCCGGGCGACGACGACGTGACCGACGACGACGCGTCCGACGACTCCGGCGACGCGCCGAGCGATGTCGACGGCGAGCGACCGGGCTCCGGTAGCGGTGGGTGCGGCTGCTGAGCGGAAACTGACTCCCTCCTGAGACGGGGCGCGAACGATCGGGTTTCGCGCCCCGATTTTTTTCCTTTCGAGCCCGCATAGCCCGCAACGCACGAAATCTTCCTTCCCTTCCCGTCCGGCGTCGCCTACAATTGACGGACACGTGACAAGGAGACGGCGATGTGGTGGCGGCTTTTCGCGTTGGTGGTGACGGCTGCGCTGGCGATTTCCGGCTGCGGCGGCGACGATGACGACGACTCCGGCGGCGCATCGGACGACGATGCCGATGACGACGCGGATGACGATATGGCCGACGATGACATGGACGACGATGCGGCGGGGCCGACGATCAGCGCCGCGACCTTCAACGCCGGGCTCGCGCACGGCTACGTGCCGTATGCCGACGAACGCGTGAGCCTGATCGGCGACGCGCTGGCCGCGTACGACGACGCCGACGTGCTGTGCCTGCAGGAGGTGTGGACCGACGAGGACGTGGCGGCGATCGGCGCGGCGGCCGAGGCGAATTTCCCGTATCAGTACCGCCACGATTCGGGCGACGACTGGCTCGCCATGCCCGACGAACCCGCCCCCTGCGACGACCTGACCGACGTGCAGGACTGCGCGAGCACGAACTGCGACGGCTTGTCGGGCGCCGAGTTCACCGACTGCATGGTTTTCAGTTGCATTGCCGAATTGGCCGCCCTGCCCAATGAGTGGTGCTTCGCGTGCCTCGCGGCGAATATCGACAAGCCGCTCGACGACATCGTGGACGTGTGCACGAATCCCGGCCCGCCGCCGCGCCAGTACAGCGGCGAGAACGGCGTGATGCTGCTGTCGAAGTACGAACTCGAGGACGCGCAGAAGATCGACCTGTCGTTCTTTCTCATCACGCGCGTCGTGCTCTACGCGAAGGTGACTGTTGACGCCGCGCCCGTTCACCTGTTCTGCACGCACCTGTCCGTCGAGGTCGAGCCGCTGCCCTACCTCGGCGAATACGACAGCTTCGCCGACGAGAATCTGCAGCAGGCGCTCGCGATCGTGGACGAGGTGGACGCTCGCGCCGGCGCCGAGACGGCGGTGGTGATGGGCGATTTCAACGCGGGACCGTCTGGCGACGGATACACGGCGACCTACCTCGACACGTACAACGCGCTCGTCGGCGCGGGTCTTCGCGCGCCGTTTGTTGAACTCGTGCCCGAGTGCACCTTCTGCAACGAGAATCCGCTGACGGGCGACGCGACCTCGGTGTTGATCGACCACGTGCTCTTCGGCGGCGCGGCGTCGGCCGCGTTCACCGCCGAGCGCATCTTCGACGAGGTCGTGGACATCGCCGGCGAGACGGCGGACGGACGCCTGTCCGATCACTACGGGGTCATGGCGACGATGAATTGACGACCGGACGGCGACTTCGCGGGCACGCGGTCCGCGTCGCGCACGCCGCTCACGCCGTCGCCTCCAACCGCTCTCGAACGCGCCGCAAAGTTTTCGCGGCGCGTTCGATTTTCGCTGAGTTCACGTTCAAACCGCGGCTCGCGAGAAATTCCGCTTCCCGCCGACGCATCTTCGTCAGCGCGGCGGTTCCCGCGTCGGTGGACCGAACGAGGCCGGAACGCCGATGGACCGGGTTGTCCTCGATCCGGGCCAGACCCGATGCGACGAGGTCGTTCACCAGTCCCTGAATGTGCTGTCGGGTGACGCGCCGCGCACGGGCGATGTGCGGCACCGAGGCCGGTCCGTGCCGTTCCACGTGCTCGAGCACCGCGCGTATGCCGGGGGAAATCGTGCCGTCGGCATGGATCTCCTCGCCCGATTTCACGAGCGCGTGCCACAGCAGGCGGACTTCATCGAAGAGTTTCTCGGCGGACGTCATGACAATCAATTTGTCATTATGACAACCACATTGTCAATTGGTTCGATCTCGCGGCGAAAGAAGAATTCCGGAAAACCGTCACTCGCGTTCGCGTTTGCGCTGGAGTTGCGTGGAGACTCGTCCGGTTTTGGGCGGGTTGAGGGTTTTGTGTCAGCGCGCGAATTCGACGCGCAGGCCCGCGGGCACGGGGCCTTCGAGGTCCACGACCACGAGGGCGTAGGGCTGCGTGAACGCCTCGGTGACCATCGATCCGGGCGCGGGCTGCGTCTCGCGCAGTCGGACAATCAGCCGGTCGCCGACGCGCTTGACGCCGACGATGTCCACGGAGAATCCCCCGGTGGGCCGACTGCCGAGCGCAACGCCGACGACGACCTGCCGCGCAAAATCGACCGGCGGCAGCGGCGGGGGCGACGCGAGCGGCGTGTGGACGCGGGCCCAGAGCTGCTCCCAAGACGCCTCGTCGCGCACGAGCAGTCGCTGGGCGCGCGTCCAGCCGGAATACTGACCTTCGTACTCGGCGATCACCGCCGCTTCGACGAGCCGGCCTTCGTCGGGCTTCGCCTCGACTCGCTCGACCCTCCGCGACGCGGTTCCCGCACCCGCGCCCCGGCCCGCGCCCCGGCCCGCGCCTTGGCCCTCGCCGCCGGTGCGAACCGCGCCGAGCACGCGCGCGCCCGTACCATAGCCCGTCGGCTGCATCCGCGAGGCGAGGCCCGTCGCGGCCTCCTCTTCCTCGGTGAGCGCTTCGTTTTCGAGGTCGGCCTCGTCGCGGTCGTCGGTGGTGTCGTCGATGATGTAGGGCGGAATGCTCATTTCGTCGTCGGCATAGGTGACGAATCCCGACGAAACGGGCTGCACCGCCATACCGCGATCCATGCCGCCGAAGAATGCGCCGGGCGAGTCTTCGTAAGGCGCGGAGGCCATGACCGGCGGCGGCGCGGACGGAGCGGGGCGCGCGGGAGCCGGGAGCGCGTCGTCCTTGGCGGCTTCCTTCTTCTTCGCCTCGCTCTTTGCCGTTTCGCTTTTGGCGGCGACGCGGTTGTCGTCACGCGGCGGCGAGGCCGGACGCGGCGCGGTTTCGGCGACTTTCGCCTCTTTCTCGGCGATCGGTTGGGCAACGGCTCCGTGCGACACGGTGCCGATCGCGCCCACGGTAATTCCGCCACCGCCCCCACCGGCCACTTCGCCCGTTCGGGGTCCCATCGTTCCACCCACCAGCCCGGGCTGCTCCGGAGCCGCGGCGGGCGCCGCCGTGAGTTTCCCGGCGACGGCCGTTTCGCCCGTCCCCTTCGTCGCGGTCGCGGCGTCGCTCTTCTTGCCGAGCATGTTGACGGGGGCGAACAGCTTGTCCGCGGATTCGTGCGTCGCGGGCGAGGGCGCCTCGGGCGCGGGATCGGCGACTTCGCTCGTCGCCGCCTCGGCCTTGGGGCGCTCCGGGACGACGAGGGTGACGCGCGTTTCCTCATTCTTCTTCGCGGACTCGGCCGGTTTGTCGGCGAGCATCGCGTCGTGAACGGTGACGGTTTCGATTTCGAGGGGCAGCGCGCCCTTTTCGGCGACCTGTCCCGAGAACTGCGTGTAGACGACGATCCCCGCGACAATGGCGATCATCGCGGAGGCGTAGACGGGCGAGGGCACGGCGGCGAACCATTCCGCGATGCGCGCGGCGAGGCTCGGGCGGCGCGACGTGGCGCGCAGGATGCGCTCGTGCAGCTCGATCGGCGGGGACGGCGACGGCAGATCGCGCACCGCCTCGTGGGCGAAACGCGCGGCCTCGACATCCGCGACCAGATGTGGGTTTGCGGCGAGCCACTGCTCGACGCGGCGGGCGTGCGTCTCGGGGAGCGACCCCTCGACGTACTCCGCGAGCCAGATTTCCAAATCCTCGTCCAACATCATGTCTTCGTTCGACATCATCCCGGGTCCCTAATTCAGTGCCTTTGCGAACGGGTCGTCGCCCAGAGCCTTCTTCAACCGCTTGGCGAGTTCCGCGCGGCCCCGAAAAATCCGGCTCTTGACGGTGCCCAGCGGCAGCCCCGTCGCGGAGGAAATGTCCTCGTAATCCATGTCGTCCACGTCCCGCATGAACAGGACGAGACGGTATTCCTCGGTCAGCTCGGCCATCAGTCGACGCACCAGCACCTGCATGCGCCGCGAATCGTATTCCTCGTCGGCCCCCCGCGCGGGATCGGCGAACTGCCGGACGGGCCGCTCTTCGTCCTCGTCGGGCAACGCATCCATGGAGTCGTGCTGGTAGTATCGGCGGCGCGAGAGGTATTTCAGCCGGTTCTTGCAGTGGTTTCCGGCAAGTTGGAACAGCCAGGTCGAGAACTTCGACTCCCCGCGAAACGAGGCCAATTTTTCCCAGACACGCACAAAGATCTCCTGCGTCAGGTCCGCCGCCTCGGCGGTATTGGGCACGTAGCGGTACGCGAGGGCGTAAATGGGCCGTTGATAACGCCCCACCAGCGCCTCGAACGCCTCGTGCTCCCCCGCGCGGACGCGTTCCACCGCCTCCGCATCGGGGTCTCGGACCCCTGCGCTCAAGATCAGCTCCATGCCCGGAGATAGACACCGCCGCCCTGGACCGGTTCCACGGCGTCTTTCCGGTCGGTTCGGCGCAAGATACCCCACCGCCCCGGCGGCGTAAACCGAGAATGGGGCAGGGCGAGAGGCCGCCCCCGCGTCGCGTTACTTCTTCTTCAGCTTCTTGGCCTTGGGTGAAGATTTCGCCCGGACGCGATCAGCCTTGCGTTCCCGGTCATCGTTCGCGGCGACGAGGCCCGGCACCGGCCGCGCGGCGGTTTCCCGGGCGCGCGTGATCGATCGACCGCTCTCGCGGGTGACGCGCGGCCGACTTGGACGAACGTCCTTCACCGCGTCGCGTTGAATCCGGTCCACGCGCTCACGGTCACCCTCGACACGTCCGCCGTTGCCGTTCCCGCCGCCATCGTGTCGATCAACGCGGTCGTCGCGCCCGTCTCGATGGTCGCGATCCCGATCGGAATCTGGGTGGTGTCTTCCGCCATGATCGCGGTGACCGCGGCCGTCGTGATGGCGGTGGCGAGGACTGTGATGCACCGCGTGATGACGGCACCCACGCACCCAGCCGTGACCGTGCCACCAATATCCGTGGCAAACATGGTGCGTGTGGTGGAACCACCAGCCGCCGTACACGAAGGTGATCGGCGTCGATGTGCTTTCGACCACCACGCGCGGTTCCGGCGGCGCGGGTTCGCTCAGGCAAGGGCCGATGGCGTGCGTGCGCAGGTAATCGCGTTGCGCGGGCGTGAGTTCGGCCTCGATCTCGGCGTACGTCGCCGAGCCGAGTTCGTCCTGTCGCGCGAGTTCGGCCTCGCGCTCGGTTTCCAGCGCCGCCGCTTCGGTCGATCCCGCGTCGAGACGGTCGTCGATGTCGTCGATGCGCGCGCCGATGACGTCGGCCTCGCGGGCGTTTCGGTCGATGATCCGCCCGATGCGCGCCTGCTGCGTCGGGGACAGGGCGACGGAAGGCGGCGCGTCCACGAAGAAGCCCGTGCCGTCGATGCGCGTCCAGCACATCGGCTCGGCCGCGGCGCTCGCGGCGAAAAGACAAAACAGGATCAGGGGAAGGAGAACGCGGAAGGATACTCGTTTCATGGCGCCACGCTCCCGTCCGGCGCGCGGCAATTCCGCGGCGAATCCGGACCGGTGACGCTCATCCACGCATCGTGCATACGGCTTTTTTTCGCGCGACGCGACAAATCGCCCGCGACGCAAGGGGGATTATAGACGAAAATCGCCGCGAGTACACAAGAATCGGAAAGAGTCCGTATTCGAACCGTCGGGGCTGGGTGGACTTGGCGACCAAGGCCGCATTCCCGGCGCGTTCCCGAGAGTCGGCCGAGTTGCCGCGATCGGTGATGTGATCGCGGGTTCCCAACCTCCATCGACGACAAAGTTGACCCCTCATGACCGAGGTGTTAGCACCTCCCCATGAACGACGTGGAACTTCAAAATCTCATCGCCGGCGGTGAATCGGAGAGCGCGGAATTCAAGAAGTCCACCGGTCAGCGGACGGAGGCGGCCAAGACCGTCTGCGCCATGCTCAACGGCAACGGAGGCCATGTTCTTTTTGGGGTCACGAACCGGGGCGTAGTCGTCGGGCAGCAGGTTTCCGCAACGACGCTCGAGGATCTGGCCAATGAGTTCCGCAAGATCGAGCCGCAAGTGACGCCCACGCTGGAAACTGTCGACCTGGCGAACGGGCACGCGGTGATCGTGGTGACCACCCCCGGAGGCGACGGTCCGTACACGTTTGACGGTCGGGCGTACACGCGGTCGGGAGCGACGACCCAGCGGATGGCGAAAAACACCTACGAGAACCTGCTCTCGTTCCAGTTGCACCCGTCGAAGCGTTGGGAGAACCAGCCCGCGGTGGGAGCCGGGTTGGACGACCTGGATCATGAAGAGATCCTTCGCGTCCGCGACGAAGCCATCCGTCAGCGAAGCATTTCCGCCGGAACCAGCATGGACATCGGCGACATCCTGGATCGCCTCGAACTGAGGAAGGATGGCGTTATAACGCAGGCCGCGCTCGTGCTTTTCGGAACGGGAAGGTTTTCCGCCAACTACCCGCAACTGCTGTTGAAGACGGGCCGCTTCCGGGGAACCAAGATTACGGGCGATATCCTGCACAACCGGCAGGAGC is a window from the Deltaproteobacteria bacterium genome containing:
- a CDS encoding protease complex subunit PrcB family protein, with protein sequence MSNEDMMLDEDLEIWLAEYVEGSLPETHARRVEQWLAANPHLVADVEAARFAHEAVRDLPSPSPPIELHERILRATSRRPSLAARIAEWFAAVPSPVYASAMIAIVAGIVVYTQFSGQVAEKGALPLEIETVTVHDAMLADKPAESAKKNEETRVTLVVPERPKAEAATSEVADPAPEAPSPATHESADKLFAPVNMLGKKSDAATATKGTGETAVAGKLTAAPAAAPEQPGLVGGTMGPRTGEVAGGGGGGITVGAIGTVSHGAVAQPIAEKEAKVAETAPRPASPPRDDNRVAAKSETAKSEAKKKEAAKDDALPAPARPAPSAPPPVMASAPYEDSPGAFFGGMDRGMAVQPVSSGFVTYADDEMSIPPYIIDDTTDDRDEADLENEALTEEEEAATGLASRMQPTGYGTGARVLGAVRTGGEGQGAGRGAGRGAGAGTASRRVERVEAKPDEGRLVEAAVIAEYEGQYSGWTRAQRLLVRDEASWEQLWARVHTPLASPPPLPPVDFARQVVVGVALGSRPTGGFSVDIVGVKRVGDRLIVRLRETQPAPGSMVTEAFTQPYALVVVDLEGPVPAGLRVEFAR
- a CDS encoding sigma-70 family RNA polymerase sigma factor, which translates into the protein MSAGVRDPDAEAVERVRAGEHEAFEALVGRYQRPIYALAYRYVPNTAEAADLTQEIFVRVWEKLASFRGESKFSTWLFQLAGNHCKNRLKYLSRRRYYQHDSMDALPDEDEERPVRQFADPARGADEEYDSRRMQVLVRRLMAELTEEYRLVLFMRDVDDMDYEDISSATGLPLGTVKSRIFRGRAELAKRLKKALGDDPFAKALN